The sequence CTGAACCTCTACGCCGCCACCACGACCATCCCCGGGGAGCTCTACGAAGCGGCGCGGATGGACGGCGCTGGCACCTGGCAGGTCTTCACCTCCGTCACCTTCCCCTTCCTCAAACCCTTCTTCCTGGCCACGACGTTCCTGGAGATCATCTGGGTCTTCAAGGCGTTCCCGCAGATCTTCGCGATCAACGAGGGCGGCCCCGACCGGCTCACCGAGACGCTGCCGATCTACGCCTTCACCGAGGGCGTCGGCAACCTCCACTTCGGCATGGGCGCCGCGATCTCCCTGCTGACGATCGTGGTGCTGCTGGCCGTGACCGCCCACTACCTGCGCCTGACGCTCAGGCAGGAACGACACGAGGAGAACGAGCTGTGAAGCGCACCGCTTCCGCGACGGCCCGCCGCCTCTGGCTCAATGCCACGGCGCTCGTGCTCGCCCTCGGCTTCGCCTTCCCCGTCTACTGGATGTTCAGCACGGCCTTCAAACCGACCCGGGACATCATCACCGAAGACCCCGTGTGGTTCCCCTTCCACGGCACCGCCGAGCACTTCGCGACGGCGGTGAACGCCCCCGACTTCTGGGCGCTGGCCCGGAACTCGGTCGTGGTGACCGTGCTCGCCGTCGGCCTGTCACTGGTGATCGCGCTCTGCGGGGCGTTCGCCCTGACCCGGATGCGCTTCCGGGGCCGCCGGGGCATCCTGCTGACCTTTATGATCGCCCAGATGGCGCCCTGGGAGGTCATGGTGATCTCCATCTACATGATCGTCCGGGATGCGGACCTGCTCAACAGCCTGCTGCCGCTCACCTGCTTCTACCTGCTGATGGTGCTGCCCTTCACCCTGCTGACGCTCCGCGGCTATGTCGCCGCGGTGCCCAAAGAGCTGGAGGAGTCCGCGATGGTCGACGGCTGCTCGCGCCGGCAGGCGTTCGGCAAGGTGGTCTTCCCGCTGCTGGCACCCGGCCTGATGGCGACCTCGCTCTTCGGCTTCATCACCGCATGGAACGAATTCCCGCTCGTGCTGGTCCTCAACAAGGAACCGGCCATGGGCACCCTGCCGCTGTGGCTCTCGCGGTTCCAGAGCCAGTTCGGGGACGACTGGGGTGCCACCATGGCCGCGGCCTCGATCTTCGCCGTGCCGATCCTGGTCCTCTTC is a genomic window of Streptomyces sp. Edi2 containing:
- a CDS encoding carbohydrate ABC transporter permease, with translation MKRTASATARRLWLNATALVLALGFAFPVYWMFSTAFKPTRDIITEDPVWFPFHGTAEHFATAVNAPDFWALARNSVVVTVLAVGLSLVIALCGAFALTRMRFRGRRGILLTFMIAQMAPWEVMVISIYMIVRDADLLNSLLPLTCFYLLMVLPFTLLTLRGYVAAVPKELEESAMVDGCSRRQAFGKVVFPLLAPGLMATSLFGFITAWNEFPLVLVLNKEPAMGTLPLWLSRFQSQFGDDWGATMAAASIFAVPILVLFLFLQRKAVGGLTSGAVKG